Part of the Vigna unguiculata cultivar IT97K-499-35 chromosome 3, ASM411807v1, whole genome shotgun sequence genome, AAACCTCGATactcttaacttttttaaacttaataataaaaacaatcccggttaaataaaaaatatatagtctCACTAAATATGATAAAATGCGTTTTAATTTGTTCtatagtataattttattttggtttgtttgaATGATTTAAGAGTGAGAAATTAGAGAAGTGAGAGTAAGGTATGATATGTTGGTGTGAATGGCAAAATTATTTTGGTACAAATTTGAGTGTTTTTGCGGACAAGAGGAGAACAATATGAAAATGGAGCAAAGAAAATCCAAAGGAGATATATTTGAATTGATTAGGAACGCGTCAAAGACCCCATACCCTTAGAAATGTGATGCATACCAGGGTTAAAGCCCAAGCAGCCCAACAAACCCTGCTTGTAAGGCAAAAACGTCTTCTTTTTCATCTCCTCGGACGCAGCCCGGTTCACCGTGTAATGCAACTCGTGGGCCGAAACCGGGCCGCGGCGTTTGGAGACCGAACCGGAACTCTCGGCGGACCGGAAGCTGGAGTTTCGAACATCTTCGCTTTTGGAGAGAATCACGTATTTCCTGAGCGGGTTTTTGTCCGTGGCTCTTCCCTCAGAGGCACTTCGGAAGAGGAGAAAATCTCTAATCCTCCATTTTCTGGTGAAGGGAATGGAAGACAAGAATGACAATTTAGAGTTGCTTGTAGGGGAAGGAACGGTTTTCTCCTCGGAGTCGCTCATAATGTCGGAGATTCTCAGCGGAGACAAGGACCTACTACTTCCTCTGCGACCAGACACCGAAACTCTTTCCCTCCCTCgcactttcttcttcttcttctcttcttcttcttcttcttcttcttcttcttccctgtTCTTGTTCTTGCCCGGAGATGTCACGGGAGAAGGGGAGGGAAGGGGCGGCGTGAGGGGACGGATCTTTCCGGCGTGGAAGAGTTCGTCGGCGGAGAGAGAAGGTCTGTCGACGTGTCCGGTGAAATTGAACTCGAAATCATCGTGGTTGGCATTAGGTTGGggttgttgctgttgttgttCCCGGAGGAAGGGAACAGAGGAGGAATGAGAGTCGTGGAAGAAGAAGGGAGTAGGACGCGTGGGGCTGGTGGGGGCGCTGAAGAAGAAGTTGGCGTTGTTACCAAAGCGTTGGGGGCTGGAAGGAGCGGTGATGAATGGGGAGGAGCAGTTGCTGTCGAAGTTGAAGTCCACCGGAACCACCACTTCCACTTCcatcttttctctctctctttctttctgctAATGTGAAACCGATCCGCGAGTGTGGAAAATCAGTGTCTGTTCTGATGGGATCATTGAATTTATAGCGAAAAGAAAGGTACAAGATTGTGACTTTGAGTGAGAGAGAGGAAGGAAAGAGGAAGCGGTGGGAAATATTGACTTTGTGAAAAAACAGTGAGAGTCGTTTGAAAGAAGCCGTCTTTGGTTTGCATTTGTAAGAGTACCCACTGTTCTTTCTgacatttattattgtttttccGTGTTTTACATTCTCTCCTACGCCGTGGCCCACTCGACTATGTCGTTTTTGAGGCTCgtgctttgtttttttttcttttaatttgggAACTGAGGGGTTGAGTCAAGGGGAAGAGAATTTGCAGCGGTATGAACTTTTGGCTTATTTTCATTGTGGAGGTCTGAATTTGCAGGGTTGTTTCGTATTTTTCACTGCTTTAATTGTTTTGGTAAGGAGATGATAATGACGTTTTGTTCTTCGTTTGCAGCACC contains:
- the LOC114175635 gene encoding uncharacterized protein LOC114175635; the protein is MEVEVVVPVDFNFDSNCSSPFITAPSSPQRFGNNANFFFSAPTSPTRPTPFFFHDSHSSSVPFLREQQQQQPQPNANHDDFEFNFTGHVDRPSLSADELFHAGKIRPLTPPLPSPSPVTSPGKNKNREEEEEEEEEEEKKKKKVRGRERVSVSGRRGSSRSLSPLRISDIMSDSEEKTVPSPTSNSKLSFLSSIPFTRKWRIRDFLLFRSASEGRATDKNPLRKYVILSKSEDVRNSSFRSAESSGSVSKRRGPVSAHELHYTVNRAASEEMKKKTFLPYKQGLLGCLGFNPGMHHISKGMGSLTRS